One segment of Neobacillus endophyticus DNA contains the following:
- a CDS encoding CaiB/BaiF CoA transferase family protein, with the protein MEPVLTTFLRGEDWLFVCSLKEGGVTVAGAGALTGLKVLDLTRVLAGPYCTMMLGDLGADVIKVEAPGGSDETREWGPPFQNGISAYYLCANRNKRSITIDLKTKEGRELIQTLTKDADVLIHNFKTGSMEKWALDYEHLQKINPRLIFCSITGFGETGPYQHLPGYDYIVQGMCGMMSITGNEESGPVKIGVAMMDILTGLYSAIAIEAALLERERSGLGQKIDMSLFDCGVSSLVNVASNFLISGKVPQRLGNEHPNIVPYSTYRAMDGDIIIAVGNDRQFASLCDLLGRPEWAENDSYRTNQARVKNRQRLTELLEERLQLKPVDAWLKLLSDATIPCGPINTMDKVFDDPQISARDMVVKVDHPVAGTVHLVGSPLKLSRSKIQMNRYPPMAGEHSEEILQELGLSAEQMNHLKNNKII; encoded by the coding sequence ATGGAGCCAGTTCTAACCACTTTTTTAAGGGGGGAGGACTGGCTTTTTGTTTGTTCTTTAAAAGAAGGGGGAGTGACCGTGGCCGGCGCCGGTGCATTAACAGGTTTAAAAGTGTTGGATTTAACGAGGGTTCTTGCAGGTCCTTACTGCACAATGATGTTAGGGGATCTGGGTGCTGATGTGATCAAAGTAGAAGCACCGGGAGGAAGCGATGAAACAAGGGAATGGGGACCGCCATTTCAAAATGGAATCAGTGCTTATTATTTGTGTGCCAACCGCAATAAGCGCAGTATAACGATCGATTTAAAAACGAAGGAAGGAAGGGAACTGATCCAGACTTTGACCAAGGATGCTGATGTATTGATCCATAATTTCAAAACAGGTTCAATGGAAAAATGGGCTCTGGATTATGAACACTTGCAAAAAATCAATCCTAGACTCATTTTTTGCTCGATAACAGGCTTTGGGGAAACAGGACCCTACCAGCACTTACCAGGTTATGACTATATTGTTCAAGGCATGTGTGGCATGATGAGCATTACTGGCAATGAAGAAAGCGGTCCGGTAAAAATCGGTGTAGCCATGATGGATATTTTGACGGGGCTTTACTCAGCCATTGCCATTGAAGCCGCCCTACTGGAAAGAGAAAGATCAGGCTTGGGGCAAAAAATCGATATGTCCCTTTTTGACTGCGGTGTCAGTTCTTTGGTCAATGTGGCCAGCAATTTCTTGATCTCCGGAAAAGTGCCGCAAAGACTCGGAAATGAACATCCCAATATCGTACCCTATTCCACCTATCGTGCCATGGATGGGGACATCATCATTGCTGTAGGTAATGACCGACAATTTGCTTCATTGTGTGATTTGCTGGGCAGGCCGGAATGGGCAGAAAATGATTCCTACCGCACGAATCAAGCACGGGTGAAAAATCGCCAGCGGCTGACGGAATTATTGGAAGAAAGACTGCAGTTAAAACCTGTAGATGCTTGGCTGAAATTGCTCTCGGATGCTACTATTCCCTGTGGCCCGATCAATACGATGGATAAAGTATTTGATGATCCGCAGATATCCGCCCGTGATATGGTAGTGAAGGTTGACCATCCTGTGGCAGGAACAGTTCATCTAGTTGGATCGCCGCTTAAGCTTTCCCGTTCCAAAATCCAAATGAATCGCTATCCACCGATGGCAGGTGAGCACAGCGAAGAAATTTTACAAGAATTAGGTCTATCAGCAGAACAAATGAACCATCTAAAAAATAACAAAATTATTTAG
- a CDS encoding NUDIX hydrolase encodes MIVKPRPASTVVLMDECSRVYMTKRPNTMKFFGGYYVFPGGAVEESDYWEGPEILKTVQEGESIPSAHYIAAARELFEEVGVLLCQTKDGKPAVLKDTAVLEYRRLMVNGELTFLQMIKQEGLKFHMRSLTPFGHLITPEVSKIRFDTRFFLAHLPTGQTPAPDENEVGEACWLSPVEALAAFQEEKILLAPPTVLALKTIYDYLNGGPLHMPQLQGDELFNYKLQLKSE; translated from the coding sequence ATGATTGTGAAGCCGAGGCCGGCCTCGACCGTTGTATTAATGGATGAATGTTCAAGGGTTTATATGACTAAACGACCCAACACGATGAAGTTTTTTGGCGGTTATTATGTATTTCCCGGTGGGGCAGTGGAAGAGAGCGACTATTGGGAGGGACCAGAGATTTTGAAAACGGTTCAGGAAGGTGAATCTATCCCTTCTGCGCATTATATAGCAGCAGCTCGAGAGCTTTTTGAGGAAGTCGGTGTGCTTCTTTGCCAAACGAAGGACGGAAAACCGGCTGTTTTAAAGGATACCGCCGTTTTAGAATACCGCCGCCTAATGGTAAATGGTGAGCTTACTTTTTTACAAATGATAAAACAAGAAGGATTAAAGTTTCATATGAGAAGCTTAACTCCGTTCGGACATTTGATTACGCCTGAAGTGAGTAAGATTCGATTTGATACACGTTTCTTTCTGGCACATTTGCCAACGGGACAAACTCCGGCTCCTGATGAAAATGAAGTCGGGGAAGCCTGCTGGCTTTCTCCTGTTGAGGCCTTAGCAGCCTTTCAAGAAGAGAAAATCTTACTGGCACCGCCAACTGTTCTTGCCCTTAAAACCATATATGATTATTTGAATGGTGGACCATTGCACATGCCGCAATTGCAAGGTGATGAGTTGTTTAACTATAAATTGCAACTAAAAAGTGAATAA
- a CDS encoding DUF3870 domain-containing protein, whose amino-acid sequence MNTLFIAGHAKLPSGMAAKSIFETLTITAEIDKTYGVIVDASCTLATEHGRDYITRILKGHSLRNGIDKPLEEIKHFYLGKANNALIAALKDLYKQYEALQL is encoded by the coding sequence ATGAATACCCTTTTTATTGCCGGACATGCCAAATTGCCATCAGGAATGGCAGCTAAAAGCATCTTTGAAACTTTAACCATTACAGCTGAAATTGATAAAACCTATGGTGTGATCGTCGATGCCTCTTGTACACTGGCTACTGAACATGGCAGGGATTATATTACTAGGATTTTGAAAGGCCACAGTTTAAGAAATGGAATCGATAAACCGCTAGAGGAAATAAAACATTTTTATCTAGGAAAAGCGAATAATGCACTCATTGCTGCTTTAAAAGATTTATATAAACAATATGAAGCACTACAGCTATAG
- a CDS encoding MFS transporter — MGNPVNNIKKKQGKHWYAVATVCIGAFMAALDASIINVALPNLEKQFSTSMNEVEWVSLSYLISLASLILIFGRLADMLGRKWLYTIGFVIFSFSSLFCGLAPSLSILLGCRVLQGFGAAMLQANSVAIITAATPKEDLGKAIGFQASAQGIGLSVGPVAGGALLSFIGWKWLFFINLPIGFIGTFLGILFLPDESSVVKKHEKFDFIGALLFIPCIISIIYILNMGMKQGYGSQWMGFCYMIAVITFLLFIIYERKHAQPLVDFSLFKNVHFTMGNITGMMSFIVMYAVLLLTPYYLDEVKHLPILQASLLITAVPIGMTMSTPISGIMADQRGTAVPAMIGLSLSTIGGLMLSMINLTGTYILTCTGLFLVGAGIGMFTPPNNSSVMGNAPKKVLGVAGGILNMSRTLGMSLGITLGGLIFQFFLHVYGQAQQNFMLYAFRSSYFIVALFSLLTLIITYRNHKKELKHVRGYSSKQIGLD, encoded by the coding sequence ATGGGCAATCCAGTGAATAACATCAAGAAAAAGCAGGGAAAACATTGGTATGCTGTTGCGACTGTATGTATTGGTGCTTTTATGGCAGCACTTGATGCCAGCATTATCAATGTCGCCCTGCCAAATTTAGAGAAGCAATTTTCGACATCCATGAATGAAGTGGAATGGGTAAGTTTATCCTATTTAATTTCACTTGCCTCACTTATTTTGATTTTTGGCAGACTGGCCGACATGTTGGGCCGAAAATGGCTGTATACGATTGGCTTTGTAATTTTTTCTTTTAGTTCATTATTCTGCGGACTGGCTCCAAGCCTTTCCATTTTATTAGGATGCCGTGTCCTTCAAGGGTTTGGCGCAGCTATGCTTCAGGCAAACAGTGTGGCGATTATCACAGCAGCTACACCTAAGGAAGATCTGGGAAAAGCAATAGGGTTCCAAGCCAGCGCGCAAGGAATTGGTTTAAGTGTGGGACCAGTTGCAGGAGGGGCATTACTGTCTTTCATCGGCTGGAAATGGCTATTTTTTATCAACCTGCCTATCGGCTTCATCGGTACTTTTTTAGGCATTCTCTTTTTACCTGATGAATCATCTGTCGTTAAAAAACATGAGAAATTTGATTTTATTGGCGCCTTATTATTTATTCCTTGCATTATTTCAATAATATATATTCTGAATATGGGAATGAAGCAAGGTTACGGCTCACAATGGATGGGTTTTTGTTACATGATTGCGGTCATTACTTTTCTCTTGTTTATCATATATGAAAGGAAGCATGCACAGCCATTGGTAGATTTCTCTCTATTTAAGAATGTACATTTTACGATGGGGAATATCACCGGCATGATGTCTTTCATTGTCATGTATGCAGTCCTGTTGTTAACACCTTACTATCTCGATGAAGTCAAGCATTTGCCAATTTTACAAGCCAGTTTGCTCATCACGGCAGTTCCGATTGGAATGACCATGTCCACTCCCATTTCGGGTATCATGGCAGACCAGCGGGGGACAGCAGTACCAGCCATGATTGGTCTATCATTGTCAACTATTGGTGGATTGATGTTATCGATGATTAATTTAACCGGCACCTATATTTTAACGTGTACGGGACTATTTCTTGTTGGGGCAGGGATCGGGATGTTTACACCTCCGAATAATTCCAGTGTAATGGGAAATGCACCTAAAAAAGTGCTAGGTGTTGCCGGGGGAATCCTGAATATGTCGAGAACGCTAGGTATGAGTTTAGGGATTACACTAGGCGGTTTAATCTTTCAATTTTTCTTACATGTATATGGACAGGCACAGCAGAATTTTATGCTTTACGCATTTCGGTCTTCCTATTTTATCGTCGCGCTCTTTTCACTTTTAACCCTTATTATTACGTATCGAAATCATAAAAAAGAGCTGAAACATGTTAGAGGGTATTCATCCAAGCAAATAGGACTGGATTAA
- a CDS encoding aldo/keto reductase encodes MEFLKNYKNCLLSIRQVKLHPLLAQPDLRDYCQKQQIHIEAWAPLGQGRLLDHSVLKEIAEVHNKSIAQIILRWDLQNGIITIPKSVKESRIKENANIFDFELSVNEMKQIDDLNENIRIGADPDHFTF; translated from the coding sequence ATAGAATTTTTAAAAAACTATAAAAATTGCCTTCTCTCAATCAGGCAAGTGAAATTGCACCCCCTTTTGGCACAACCTGATCTCCGTGATTATTGCCAAAAACAACAAATTCACATCGAAGCATGGGCACCGCTTGGACAGGGGCGTCTATTGGATCACTCTGTATTAAAAGAAATAGCAGAAGTACATAACAAATCAATTGCACAAATTATCTTACGCTGGGATCTCCAAAACGGCATCATCACGATCCCTAAATCTGTGAAAGAAAGCAGAATTAAAGAAAATGCCAATATTTTTGATTTCGAGTTATCGGTAAATGAAATGAAACAAATCGATGACCTAAACGAAAATATACGTATCGGTGCTGATCCAGACCATTTTACTTTTTAA
- a CDS encoding fumarylacetoacetate hydrolase family protein, with amino-acid sequence MKFTTFMNHNNQIKAAWVKEDGIYDMHQISHGKLPDNLLDFIKNSARCMPLAEKLETTAQPTWKIDEVQMAAPLPNPPSVRDFMAFELHVLNASKRKGRPVASEWYELPAFYFTNHLVLSGTNEKIERPPGCLALDYELEIACIIGKEGKNIKADEAEEYIFGYTIMNDWSARDLQRKEMKIGLGPAKGKDFATSIGPYIVTKNELEPFRIHDRYELAMTATVNGMPLSQGNAKDMYYSFGQMIERASAGVKLYPGDIIGSGTVGTGCILELGPEVHRWLEPGDIVELEITGLGRLINQIV; translated from the coding sequence ATGAAATTCACAACATTTATGAATCATAACAACCAGATAAAAGCGGCATGGGTTAAAGAGGACGGAATTTATGATATGCACCAGATTAGCCACGGAAAATTACCTGATAATCTGCTTGATTTTATTAAAAATTCAGCACGATGCATGCCGCTAGCTGAAAAATTGGAAACGACTGCACAACCCACATGGAAAATAGATGAGGTGCAGATGGCTGCACCTCTGCCCAATCCGCCAAGTGTGAGAGACTTCATGGCCTTCGAATTACACGTCTTAAATGCCTCAAAGCGAAAGGGCCGTCCGGTGGCTTCTGAATGGTATGAGTTACCTGCGTTCTATTTTACAAATCATTTAGTATTGTCTGGAACTAATGAAAAAATAGAACGGCCGCCAGGATGTTTGGCTTTGGATTATGAGCTGGAAATAGCTTGTATTATCGGGAAAGAGGGGAAGAACATCAAGGCAGACGAAGCAGAAGAATATATCTTCGGTTATACCATTATGAATGATTGGTCAGCCCGTGACTTGCAAAGGAAAGAAATGAAAATCGGTTTAGGTCCTGCAAAAGGGAAGGACTTCGCCACCTCGATTGGTCCTTATATTGTAACAAAGAATGAACTCGAGCCATTCAGGATTCATGATCGTTACGAGTTAGCAATGACAGCAACGGTAAATGGGATGCCCCTTTCGCAAGGAAATGCAAAGGATATGTACTATTCATTTGGACAAATGATCGAACGAGCCTCCGCTGGAGTAAAGCTTTATCCAGGAGATATCATCGGCTCAGGTACAGTAGGAACAGGCTGCATCCTCGAACTTGGACCGGAAGTTCATCGATGGCTGGAGCCTGGTGATATAGTAGAGTTGGAAATTACCGGTTTGGGTCGCTTGATCAATCAAATAGTGTAA
- a CDS encoding formate/nitrite transporter family protein: protein MAYSKPDKIMEITVENGMKKTKYSSLQTLILGFEAGAFIALGYLLYIRVTATLTGGAVGLSNLIGASVFPVGLILTLLAGGELLTGNMMAVPIARMAKKVSTGQLMYNWLLVTISNFAGAIFVAYFFGHVAGLTEAAPFLDKTVSIAQHKLEANFLQAFVSGIGCNWLVASAVWLSYGAEDMSGKILGIWFPTMAFVAIGFQHVVANMFVIPAAIFAGHFTWWEYLHNFIPVFLGNAVGGTIFIAMAYYQVYKKKDGSLKQIPFIRPMAKSSGRS, encoded by the coding sequence ATGGCTTACAGTAAACCTGACAAAATCATGGAAATTACCGTTGAAAATGGAATGAAGAAAACGAAATATTCTTCTTTACAAACTCTGATTCTAGGATTTGAAGCGGGAGCCTTTATTGCTCTGGGATACCTGCTTTATATTCGGGTAACAGCTACTTTGACAGGCGGGGCAGTTGGATTGAGCAATTTGATTGGGGCATCCGTTTTCCCGGTAGGTCTTATTCTCACGTTACTAGCGGGAGGTGAACTATTAACTGGAAATATGATGGCAGTACCAATTGCCAGAATGGCCAAAAAAGTTAGTACTGGCCAGTTAATGTATAATTGGCTGCTAGTAACGATCAGTAATTTTGCAGGAGCTATTTTTGTCGCATATTTTTTTGGCCATGTAGCGGGATTGACAGAAGCGGCACCGTTTCTGGATAAAACGGTAAGTATCGCTCAGCACAAACTGGAGGCAAATTTTCTGCAGGCTTTTGTTTCTGGCATTGGCTGTAACTGGTTAGTTGCCTCTGCTGTCTGGTTATCTTATGGAGCAGAAGATATGTCAGGAAAAATACTGGGTATTTGGTTCCCGACCATGGCATTCGTTGCGATTGGCTTTCAGCACGTTGTCGCAAACATGTTTGTTATTCCGGCAGCCATTTTTGCCGGCCATTTTACCTGGTGGGAATACCTTCATAATTTTATTCCGGTTTTCTTAGGAAATGCAGTAGGCGGCACTATATTTATTGCCATGGCCTACTACCAAGTTTATAAGAAAAAAGACGGTTCATTGAAACAAATCCCATTCATTCGTCCGATGGCTAAAAGCAGCGGACGTTCCTAA
- a CDS encoding YdeI/OmpD-associated family protein, with the protein MADAQKSVIEKLNLTKYDRKLILQKPEDLQDFEGLDFDSSINQDQYDLIVSFVFHLEEFTEQLRMMIEKQLLSSNGYLYFAYPKKNNPKYQEYIERDRLIEALPADEDGYVLGSGIKFARMVSLNEVFTIVGLKSTPKKAANSSSTKNSQRVDDYIDYIDDIKQYLDKNEAILTAFNQLTPGYQKDWARYVYSAKRAETRKKRLLEMETVLSEGFKTMDLYRRNKR; encoded by the coding sequence ATGGCAGACGCACAAAAAAGTGTGATAGAAAAATTAAATTTGACAAAATATGACAGGAAACTTATCCTTCAAAAGCCTGAAGATCTTCAGGATTTTGAAGGTTTAGACTTTGACTCTTCCATAAATCAAGATCAATATGATTTGATTGTTAGCTTTGTTTTTCATTTAGAAGAATTTACAGAACAATTGCGGATGATGATCGAAAAACAGTTGCTAAGTTCAAATGGGTATTTGTATTTTGCTTATCCTAAAAAGAATAACCCTAAATATCAAGAATACATAGAGCGTGACCGTTTAATTGAAGCACTGCCTGCGGATGAGGATGGATATGTACTAGGGAGTGGGATCAAGTTTGCCAGAATGGTTAGCCTAAATGAGGTGTTTACCATTGTCGGCTTAAAATCGACACCTAAAAAAGCCGCCAATTCTTCCAGCACCAAAAACAGTCAACGCGTCGACGACTACATTGATTACATTGATGACATCAAGCAATATTTGGACAAAAACGAAGCAATCTTGACAGCCTTTAATCAATTAACCCCTGGTTATCAAAAGGATTGGGCACGTTACGTTTATAGTGCAAAACGTGCAGAAACCCGAAAAAAACGACTTTTAGAAATGGAAACCGTTTTAAGTGAAGGCTTTAAAACGATGGATTTATATCGGAGAAATAAAAGATAA
- a CDS encoding acyl-CoA dehydrogenase family protein, with product MNFEFSDEQEMLRKMVRSFVDKEILPYMKEWDENGGFDPKLFKRLADLNLMGVCIPETYGGSGMDYNSLAIVCEELERGDTAFRTAVSVHTGLNSLTLLQWGTEEQKRKYLVPQAKGEKIGAFGLTEPGAGSDVASLSTTASKDGDDYVLNGSKTWISLCDLADHFIVFAYTDKEKLHHGISAFIVERTMPGFSSKAIKGKLGIRSGNTGELFFDQVRVPKENLLGNEGDGFKIAMSALDNGRFTVAAGAVGLILACLEESVKYSHERKTFGKEIGRHQLVQQMIAHMEAGLQMSRLLVYRVGELKNQGKRNTRETSLAKWQACDFANKAADDAVQIHGAYGYSSEYPVERFLRNSKAPVIYEGTREIHTIMQAEYVLGYRQDKLLSHPLPAWPFETIKESV from the coding sequence ATGAACTTTGAATTTTCTGATGAACAAGAAATGCTGCGAAAAATGGTACGTAGTTTTGTAGATAAAGAGATTTTGCCTTATATGAAGGAGTGGGACGAAAATGGAGGATTCGATCCAAAGCTTTTCAAACGGTTAGCCGATTTAAACCTAATGGGTGTATGTATTCCAGAGACATATGGAGGCAGTGGAATGGATTATAATTCATTAGCCATAGTATGTGAGGAATTGGAACGCGGGGATACTGCATTTCGTACAGCCGTATCCGTTCATACCGGATTAAATAGTTTAACATTATTACAATGGGGGACAGAAGAACAAAAGCGCAAGTACCTCGTACCACAGGCAAAAGGGGAAAAAATAGGTGCGTTTGGATTGACGGAGCCTGGTGCGGGGTCAGATGTAGCCTCACTTTCTACAACAGCTTCGAAAGACGGCGACGATTATGTATTAAACGGTTCGAAGACATGGATTTCATTATGCGATCTTGCTGACCATTTTATCGTGTTTGCCTATACAGATAAGGAGAAACTCCACCATGGCATTTCAGCATTTATCGTAGAGCGGACGATGCCGGGCTTTTCCTCCAAAGCGATTAAAGGGAAGCTGGGAATCCGTTCCGGAAATACCGGGGAACTATTCTTTGACCAAGTTCGAGTGCCAAAGGAAAACCTCTTGGGCAATGAAGGGGATGGTTTTAAAATTGCTATGTCAGCACTTGATAACGGCCGCTTTACAGTTGCGGCAGGCGCTGTTGGTTTAATCCTGGCCTGTTTGGAAGAAAGCGTGAAATATTCCCATGAGAGGAAAACATTTGGGAAAGAAATCGGGCGCCACCAATTAGTTCAACAAATGATTGCCCATATGGAAGCGGGACTGCAAATGAGCCGTCTCCTCGTTTATCGTGTTGGTGAATTAAAAAATCAAGGAAAGCGTAATACTAGAGAAACATCTTTGGCGAAATGGCAGGCCTGTGATTTTGCCAATAAAGCGGCGGACGATGCTGTGCAAATCCACGGAGCATATGGTTACTCCAGTGAGTATCCAGTGGAACGCTTTTTAAGAAACTCCAAAGCGCCGGTTATTTATGAAGGAACACGTGAAATTCATACAATCATGCAAGCGGAATATGTTCTCGGTTATCGTCAAGATAAACTATTGTCCCATCCGCTTCCGGCATGGCCTTTTGAAACTATCAAGGAATCGGTATAA
- a CDS encoding MalY/PatB family protein, protein MKYNFDEIVNRRGTYSLKWDGGNFIKKSGLTERYDENTIPLFTADMDLPVAQPLVDALHRTVDHRIFGYTIFPDEYFEAVQHWFKKRHDWEIKREEIVYSPGTVHALNVAVKAFTEPGDGIIIQRPVYPPFTSAIVTNRRELLNNALIYDEDRYYEIDFDDFEAKARDERTKMFILCNPQNPTGRIFTSEELRKLADICEKHGVIIVADEIHGDLIRRNQTFIPIAKAADTTDHIVTFTAINKTFNVAGLHCTNVVISNPVLRKTFTKVLGMHLPSPFTVAALIAVYYEGEDWLEQLKEYIDGTIEWVINFQKEKMPKVKIRIPEGTYIMWMDFSGYDLSPEEVHDRIYNKANVLLEDGKMFGEEGLPFQRICLPSPRPMIKEAFERIAREFADQQ, encoded by the coding sequence ATGAAATATAATTTTGATGAAATCGTAAATCGGAGAGGCACCTATTCCTTAAAATGGGATGGGGGAAATTTTATTAAAAAGAGTGGATTAACGGAGCGATATGACGAAAATACGATTCCATTATTTACGGCGGACATGGATCTTCCGGTGGCGCAGCCGTTAGTAGATGCATTACATAGAACTGTCGATCATCGGATTTTTGGCTATACGATTTTTCCAGATGAGTATTTTGAGGCAGTCCAACATTGGTTTAAAAAGCGCCATGACTGGGAGATAAAAAGAGAAGAAATTGTTTACAGTCCCGGAACCGTCCATGCCTTAAATGTAGCTGTTAAAGCGTTTACCGAGCCAGGCGATGGAATTATTATTCAGCGGCCAGTGTATCCGCCGTTCACATCAGCTATTGTTACAAATCGTAGAGAGCTATTGAATAATGCTCTAATTTATGATGAGGATCGCTACTACGAGATCGATTTTGACGATTTTGAAGCAAAAGCAAGAGATGAACGGACGAAGATGTTTATATTATGCAATCCGCAAAATCCAACTGGAAGAATTTTCACTTCAGAAGAGCTGAGAAAATTAGCTGATATCTGTGAAAAACATGGAGTCATAATTGTGGCGGATGAGATTCATGGAGACCTCATACGCAGAAATCAAACCTTTATTCCGATTGCAAAAGCAGCTGATACTACCGACCATATTGTCACATTTACCGCGATTAATAAAACCTTTAATGTTGCAGGACTTCATTGTACAAATGTGGTGATATCCAATCCTGTTCTTAGAAAAACCTTTACAAAGGTGCTTGGAATGCACTTACCATCTCCCTTTACTGTAGCCGCCCTTATTGCGGTTTATTATGAGGGGGAGGATTGGTTAGAGCAGCTCAAGGAGTATATCGACGGTACGATCGAATGGGTGATCAACTTCCAAAAGGAGAAAATGCCGAAAGTGAAGATAAGAATTCCGGAAGGGACCTATATCATGTGGATGGACTTTAGCGGATACGATCTTTCGCCCGAAGAAGTTCACGATCGCATCTATAACAAAGCAAATGTTTTGCTGGAAGATGGCAAGATGTTTGGGGAAGAAGGGCTGCCATTTCAAAGAATCTGCCTCCCATCACCAAGACCTATGATTAAAGAAGCATTTGAAAGAATAGCAAGGGAATTCGCCGATCAGCAATAG
- a CDS encoding inorganic phosphate transporter: MFWTYLAFIIAFFFAMNIGASGTAASMGTAYGAGAIKNRLVAMILVAIAAFLGAVLGGGEVVKTIGNGIIPSKLLTIEMVVLILTGAALTLFIANLIGIPLSTSEVTVGSIVGAGIAYKHVYTEKLLVIILFWVLVPVISFLITFLLGKLIANAEKRWPILTKPGKWKTWLARLLVIGGCFEAFSAGMNNVANAVGPLVGAGMISANKGIWIGGLFVALGAVLLGSRVMETNGKKITQLSLLEGSSISFTGGALVTLASLYGLPIPLTQVTTCGILGIGASQKGFGIWQKNVIQKIIKVWLISPLASLVITYILINLLIEGNIYNIIVILSSLIAAFGILSLSASIRKEDSTIHDDGGGI; this comes from the coding sequence GTGTTTTGGACGTATTTGGCGTTTATCATAGCTTTCTTTTTTGCAATGAATATTGGCGCAAGCGGAACAGCAGCATCAATGGGAACAGCTTATGGAGCAGGTGCTATAAAGAATAGATTGGTAGCTATGATTTTGGTTGCTATTGCCGCATTCCTTGGCGCGGTTCTTGGAGGAGGCGAAGTGGTGAAAACAATCGGTAATGGAATTATTCCTTCGAAACTTCTTACCATAGAAATGGTCGTTCTGATACTCACCGGAGCCGCATTAACATTGTTTATTGCCAACTTGATTGGTATACCGTTGTCAACAAGTGAAGTGACGGTTGGATCCATAGTAGGAGCAGGAATTGCTTATAAACATGTTTATACTGAAAAACTGTTGGTTATTATTTTATTTTGGGTGCTTGTGCCGGTAATTTCTTTTCTCATTACATTTTTACTCGGGAAATTGATTGCCAATGCGGAAAAACGTTGGCCAATACTGACTAAACCAGGGAAATGGAAAACATGGCTGGCGAGACTGCTCGTTATAGGGGGCTGTTTCGAGGCATTCTCTGCCGGGATGAATAACGTGGCTAATGCAGTTGGCCCGCTTGTTGGTGCCGGTATGATCTCTGCAAATAAAGGAATCTGGATTGGCGGCTTGTTTGTTGCTTTAGGAGCTGTTCTATTGGGCAGCAGAGTCATGGAGACAAATGGCAAGAAAATTACCCAGCTATCTTTGTTAGAAGGAAGCTCGATTTCTTTTACAGGCGGAGCATTAGTGACCCTTGCGTCGTTATATGGACTGCCCATTCCTTTGACACAAGTTACGACTTGTGGAATTTTGGGGATCGGTGCATCCCAAAAAGGATTCGGTATTTGGCAAAAAAATGTTATTCAAAAAATCATTAAAGTCTGGCTGATCTCACCATTAGCTTCACTTGTTATTACCTACATTCTTATCAATCTATTAATTGAAGGTAACATCTACAATATTATCGTTATTTTAAGTTCTTTGATTGCAGCATTTGGCATACTCAGCCTATCTGCAAGCATTCGTAAGGAAGATAGCACGATACACGATGACGGCGGCGGCATATAA